In a single window of the Rhizobiaceae bacterium genome:
- a CDS encoding P-loop NTPase yields the protein MLNIQLALQKAKSNATDRWRQSASPVPRQPTPVPPTAPSSAPAPVHPLPVARPLDGQWTNLPSWAPDQRLLKQNRVVTLDHSDPARGSFDMLRTKILQEMRQNGWKTIGITSPTAACGKSTVSANLAFSLSHQTDCRSVLIDLDLRRPSIGKTMGMTQTPSIEDFLTGNAGINDTFVRFGSNLAIAANSRPVTHASELLQGAAAKSALASMQSRLAPDVVLYDLPPMLAFDDVLAFAPSVDCALIITAAEMTTGAEVDLCEYELSQRTKVLGVVLNKCRYTPEKYGY from the coding sequence ATGCTCAACATTCAACTTGCGCTTCAAAAGGCAAAGAGCAATGCCACCGATCGGTGGCGGCAGTCGGCATCACCCGTGCCGAGGCAGCCGACGCCTGTGCCGCCGACTGCGCCTTCATCTGCGCCGGCGCCGGTCCACCCGCTCCCCGTCGCGCGTCCTCTTGACGGCCAATGGACGAACCTGCCGAGCTGGGCACCGGACCAGCGCCTGCTCAAGCAGAATCGCGTGGTTACGCTTGACCATTCGGATCCGGCGCGCGGCTCCTTCGACATGCTTCGCACCAAGATACTTCAGGAAATGCGCCAGAACGGCTGGAAGACGATTGGCATCACCTCGCCGACGGCGGCGTGCGGCAAGTCGACCGTCAGCGCCAATCTCGCCTTTTCATTGTCGCACCAGACCGATTGCCGGTCGGTTCTGATCGACCTCGATCTCCGCAGGCCGTCCATCGGCAAGACCATGGGGATGACCCAAACTCCGTCGATCGAAGACTTCTTGACGGGAAACGCCGGTATCAACGACACCTTCGTGCGCTTCGGATCGAATCTCGCGATCGCGGCGAACAGTCGACCCGTGACGCATGCGTCGGAATTGTTGCAGGGCGCCGCTGCGAAATCGGCTCTGGCGTCGATGCAGAGCCGGCTTGCGCCGGATGTGGTGCTTTATGACCTGCCGCCGATGCTCGCCTTCGACGACGTGCTGGCGTTTGCACCGAGCGTGGATTGCGCTCTCATCATTACGGCGGCTGAAATGACCACCGGAGCGGAAGTCGATCTCTGCGAATATGAACTTTCGCAGCGAACCAAGGTGCTTGGAGTCGTGTTGAACAAGTGCCGCTACACTCCTGAAAAGTATGGGTATTGA
- a CDS encoding UDP-N-acetylglucosamine--LPS N-acetylglucosamine transferase: protein MAIASGGGHWVQMRRLMPVFEGAEVFFASVDPSSASDVPGHRYYSIRDVSRRDRIGFVILAGQLLHILLRERPDVVITTGSAPCLIALGLAKHLLRARTIWIDSIANAERLSTSGSQARRVADLWLTQWEHLARPDGPKYWGAVL, encoded by the coding sequence ATGGCAATCGCCTCGGGCGGCGGGCATTGGGTGCAGATGCGGCGATTGATGCCGGTGTTCGAGGGCGCTGAGGTGTTCTTCGCCAGCGTCGATCCTTCATCGGCTTCCGATGTACCCGGTCACCGCTACTATTCGATCCGCGACGTCAGCCGGCGCGACCGCATCGGCTTTGTCATACTGGCGGGGCAGCTTCTTCATATATTGCTGCGCGAAAGGCCCGATGTCGTGATTACAACCGGATCCGCGCCCTGCCTGATTGCGCTCGGCCTCGCCAAGCACCTGCTGCGGGCGCGCACGATCTGGATCGACTCGATAGCCAATGCGGAGCGTCTTTCGACGTCGGGGTCACAGGCCCGTCGGGTAGCGGACCTCTGGCTCACGCAATGGGAGCATCTCGCCCGGCCCGATGGCCCGAAATATTGGGGGGCTGTGCTGTGA
- a CDS encoding AAA family ATPase, with protein MYEARVTQAPQRDAGQDPAAALNSYLIYAQFFGLRERPFSLLPNPDYLYWTEGHTLAFAMLEYGLVTFAPITVITGEVGAGKTTLIHHLLRSIPRDLRVGLISNAQADRGKLIDWALHALGEETDTRTSYVKRFKLLEEIVRNEYDSGRGTVLIVDEAQNLSRAMLEELRCFSNMNGSNEEILQIVLVGQPELRRMISEQRMPQFAQRVSAQFHLTGMPETAIGAYVTHRLKVAGADHEIFTPDTFEPIYRASRGLPRIINQICDYALVYAFAQERHTIDAALIESVIADRRAQSRPSQGPVG; from the coding sequence ATGTACGAGGCTCGTGTGACGCAGGCGCCGCAACGGGATGCCGGGCAAGATCCGGCTGCCGCTCTGAACTCCTATCTCATCTATGCGCAGTTTTTTGGCCTGCGGGAACGTCCGTTCAGCCTGCTGCCCAATCCCGACTATCTCTACTGGACCGAAGGCCACACGCTTGCCTTCGCCATGCTGGAATATGGCCTGGTGACCTTTGCACCGATCACCGTCATCACGGGTGAGGTCGGCGCTGGCAAGACGACGCTGATCCACCATCTGCTGCGATCGATCCCGCGCGATCTTCGCGTCGGCCTGATTTCCAACGCGCAGGCGGATCGCGGCAAGCTGATCGACTGGGCGCTGCATGCGCTCGGCGAGGAAACCGACACGCGCACGTCCTACGTGAAGCGCTTCAAGCTGCTCGAGGAAATCGTCCGCAACGAATATGACAGCGGGCGCGGCACGGTGCTGATCGTCGATGAGGCGCAGAACCTGTCGCGCGCCATGCTGGAAGAGCTGCGTTGCTTCTCGAACATGAACGGCTCAAATGAGGAAATCCTCCAGATCGTGCTGGTTGGACAGCCGGAACTGCGGCGCATGATCAGCGAGCAGCGCATGCCGCAGTTCGCGCAGCGTGTCTCGGCCCAATTCCACCTGACCGGCATGCCCGAAACGGCAATCGGTGCTTATGTGACCCATCGTCTCAAGGTTGCAGGCGCGGACCACGAGATATTCACGCCGGACACGTTTGAGCCCATCTACAGGGCAAGCCGGGGCCTGCCGCGCATCATCAACCAGATTTGCGACTATGCGCTGGTGTATGCCTTCGCGCAGGAGCGCCACACGATCGACGCCGCTCTGATCGAAAGCGTCATCGCGGATCGACGTGCGCAATCGCGGCCAAGCCAGGGTCCGGTCGGCTGA
- a CDS encoding Gfo/Idh/MocA family oxidoreductase: protein MVKVGLVGLGKMGISHFAIINSNPDAKVDVCDASGLVVDTIGRYTSTRTWRNYDEMLKKGGLDAVIIATPSKLHAPMVRTALEHGLHVFCEKPFCLDWRESEELAALANRKGLVNQVGYHYRYVGAFREMKRLVDAQAIGEITHVLAEAYGPVVLKPKGTTWRTDRQAGGGCLYDYAAHPINLINWYFGLPDQVTGTILNSIFSSDTDDEVYSTFAYAGGRSVHLSVNWSDESYRKMSTKITLVGTKGRITADRQELQAYLREPVAALPDYHEGWNVKYTTELTETVRFYLRGEEYSAQLDDFVNLVQGRRTDVINDFWSAAVTDRTIALMIDDAEREKTNAPEIVRQAPARKRWFGLAR from the coding sequence ATGGTAAAGGTCGGCCTCGTCGGTCTCGGCAAGATGGGCATTTCCCATTTCGCCATCATCAATTCGAACCCTGACGCCAAGGTGGACGTATGCGACGCATCCGGCCTCGTGGTCGATACGATTGGACGCTACACGTCCACGCGGACGTGGCGCAACTACGACGAGATGCTCAAGAAGGGCGGCCTTGACGCAGTTATCATCGCTACGCCTTCGAAGCTGCATGCCCCGATGGTCCGCACCGCGCTCGAACACGGCCTGCATGTCTTCTGTGAAAAGCCGTTCTGTCTCGATTGGCGCGAGTCTGAAGAGTTGGCCGCGCTCGCCAACCGCAAGGGACTGGTCAATCAGGTCGGATACCACTACCGCTATGTCGGGGCCTTCCGGGAAATGAAGCGCCTGGTGGACGCGCAAGCCATCGGCGAGATCACGCATGTTTTGGCGGAAGCTTATGGGCCGGTCGTCCTGAAGCCCAAGGGCACCACATGGCGCACCGACAGGCAGGCGGGCGGTGGCTGCCTTTACGACTACGCCGCCCATCCCATCAACCTAATCAACTGGTATTTCGGCCTGCCCGATCAGGTGACGGGCACGATCTTGAACAGCATCTTTTCTTCAGACACCGATGACGAAGTCTATTCGACATTTGCCTATGCCGGCGGGCGAAGCGTTCATCTTTCAGTCAACTGGAGCGATGAAAGTTATCGCAAGATGTCAACCAAGATTACATTGGTTGGCACCAAAGGCAGGATCACGGCCGACAGACAGGAGCTTCAAGCGTATCTGCGCGAGCCCGTGGCGGCCCTGCCGGACTACCATGAAGGCTGGAACGTAAAATACACGACTGAACTCACGGAAACCGTGCGCTTCTACCTTCGCGGTGAGGAATACTCCGCCCAGCTCGACGATTTCGTCAACCTAGTTCAGGGCAGACGCACTGACGTGATCAACGACTTCTGGTCTGCGGCCGTGACGGACCGCACCATCGCGCTGATGATTGACGACGCAGAACGGGAAAAGACAAACGCTCCGGAAATCGTGCGGCAGGCTCCGGCCCGCAAGCGCTGGTTCGGGCTGGCCAGGTAA